A genomic stretch from Mesotoga sp. BH458_6_3_2_1 includes:
- a CDS encoding MarR family winged helix-turn-helix transcriptional regulator, whose amino-acid sequence MIFDDKIGGLFERIASLHINLSKHARLALEPLGITYPQFGALLVLSSRGEMTQKQLSSYLETDTTNTMVICVGLEKKQLITREQSSEDKRANIVSMTAKGREIFQKSMAVLGEIYGPIANSISEKERDTVNTILDKLLESLNTLR is encoded by the coding sequence ATGATCTTCGATGACAAGATAGGAGGCCTATTTGAGAGAATCGCTTCGTTGCACATAAACCTCAGCAAACATGCACGGCTTGCCCTGGAACCTCTGGGTATTACCTACCCACAGTTCGGCGCACTGCTCGTTCTTTCAAGCCGAGGAGAGATGACCCAGAAGCAGCTCTCCTCATATCTCGAAACGGACACAACGAACACCATGGTGATATGTGTCGGACTTGAGAAGAAGCAGCTTATAACGAGAGAACAGTCCTCTGAGGACAAGCGGGCAAACATCGTCTCGATGACAGCTAAGGGAAGAGAGATATTTCAAAAGTCAATGGCAGTGCTTGGAGAGATCTATGGCCCGATTGCCAATTCAATTTCGGAAAAGGAAAGAGATACGGTCAACACGATCCTGGATAAGTTACTTGAATCACTGAACACACTTCGGTAA
- a CDS encoding tetratricopeptide repeat-containing diguanylate cyclase gives MNKEFCAADVQETMMTEKRSIEGIMKAYSEVPDEDFRQKLKILNELSQTMFKEGKPLLASETVKAELSRIEAPACIELANITHNMIKYSCVVGNYDASIEYALKAVDLFKQFGTADDVNDVIGNIGGVYVYLERFEESLEYTDKALEYARTIDDDLAVANFLNNKAVALKSLKRFEEAMDCLNKAIEIKLSLGKKADLCNSYFNLSEVLISAERYDEVPAIFKKVEPLVKEIEDPAGSAEFDLLKTQYYMGTGSYAEALEKIDNYIKFQKESGSISKVPNALRRKIEIHEELGEEGLALETYRGLDLLSQRIYKETCSARAAELAASFRFQQKMHEIQLLSNQNLELQEAKTTIEKQYEELLEIDSKLKKANELLEKQAEIDPLTGLLNQKKMYPIIEREIERASRYGAPLSMIMIDLDNFKNVNDTYGHLQGDILLKNVAGIIRSSLRKVDFVFRYGGEEFLVLLPSSDLQMASSTADRLREKLADTTDPKVTMSAGVSIWSGEDATHFIQKTDHLLYEAKGRGKNRVEAE, from the coding sequence ATGAACAAAGAATTTTGCGCGGCAGATGTGCAGGAGACAATGATGACCGAGAAGAGATCGATCGAAGGGATTATGAAAGCCTATTCAGAAGTCCCCGATGAGGATTTCAGACAAAAGCTCAAGATCTTGAATGAGCTTTCTCAGACTATGTTCAAAGAGGGCAAGCCTCTTCTCGCATCGGAGACTGTTAAAGCCGAGCTTTCTAGAATTGAAGCACCGGCATGTATCGAGCTGGCAAACATTACGCATAACATGATTAAGTACTCATGCGTTGTGGGCAATTACGATGCATCTATCGAGTATGCATTGAAGGCAGTTGATCTTTTCAAGCAGTTCGGAACGGCCGACGATGTCAACGACGTGATCGGAAACATTGGTGGTGTATATGTCTACTTGGAGCGTTTTGAAGAATCCCTCGAGTACACCGACAAGGCTCTAGAATACGCTAGAACAATAGATGATGATCTCGCGGTAGCTAACTTTCTGAACAATAAGGCCGTCGCGTTGAAAAGTCTGAAAAGATTTGAAGAAGCCATGGATTGCTTGAACAAGGCGATTGAAATAAAGCTCTCTCTAGGAAAAAAAGCAGATCTCTGCAACAGCTATTTCAATCTCTCCGAAGTGCTGATCAGCGCAGAAAGGTATGACGAAGTTCCCGCGATCTTCAAGAAGGTCGAACCCCTAGTCAAAGAAATCGAAGATCCTGCAGGGTCTGCGGAATTCGATCTTCTTAAGACTCAGTATTACATGGGAACCGGGAGTTATGCAGAGGCTCTGGAAAAAATCGATAATTATATAAAGTTCCAGAAAGAGTCTGGAAGCATATCCAAAGTGCCTAACGCACTAAGAAGAAAGATTGAAATTCATGAAGAGCTTGGTGAAGAGGGGCTGGCTCTCGAAACCTACAGGGGACTTGACCTCCTGTCCCAAAGAATTTACAAGGAAACCTGCAGCGCAAGAGCCGCTGAGCTGGCGGCTTCATTCAGATTTCAGCAGAAGATGCACGAAATACAGTTACTGAGCAATCAGAACTTAGAACTTCAGGAAGCAAAGACAACTATCGAAAAGCAATATGAAGAACTTCTAGAAATCGACAGCAAGCTAAAGAAGGCAAATGAGCTGCTTGAGAAACAGGCCGAGATAGATCCATTGACCGGTCTCCTCAACCAGAAGAAGATGTATCCCATAATAGAAAGAGAGATAGAGAGAGCCTCACGATACGGAGCTCCTCTATCCATGATCATGATAGATCTTGACAACTTCAAAAACGTCAACGATACTTACGGTCACTTGCAGGGGGACATCCTTCTCAAGAATGTGGCGGGCATAATCAGGTCTTCTCTAAGAAAGGTTGACTTTGTTTTCAGGTATGGTGGCGAGGAATTTCTTGTTCTTCTGCCCTCAAGCGATTTGCAAATGGCAAGTTCTACCGCAGATCGTCTCCGGGAGAAGCTGGCCGATACCACAGATCCTAAAGTGACAATGAGCGCTGGTGTCTCCATCTGGTCAGGTGAAGATGCGACTCACTTCATTCAGAAGACCGACCACCTTTTGTACGAAGCGAAAGGAAGAGGAAAGAACAGAGTCGAAGCCGAATAG
- a CDS encoding formate/nitrite transporter family protein, whose amino-acid sequence MERSILSPSENAESLVKIGSARTNLTFVKEFLLGILGGAYIAFAAQGSNVAIHTIDSVGLSKTLAGALFATGLMMVVISGAELFTGNSLIVISCLRRKSKWVSMFRNWLFVYLGNFVGSLLIAYFILHSGQLGFSEGLLGGFTIKIAVYKTGLSFESAFFMGILCNWLVCIAIWMASASKDIAGKILAIFFPIWLFITSGFEHSVANMYYIPAGILAKANEEFAQAAISLGVSAEQIANLNWGTLFTRNLIPVTLGNIVGGAFFVGTIYWFVYLRKGKSSR is encoded by the coding sequence ATGGAAAGGTCTATTCTAAGTCCTTCAGAAAACGCAGAGAGTCTTGTCAAAATAGGTTCTGCAAGAACCAATTTGACTTTCGTAAAGGAATTCTTGCTGGGTATTCTGGGAGGTGCATACATTGCCTTTGCTGCGCAGGGTTCCAACGTAGCGATACACACTATCGATTCAGTGGGACTTTCCAAGACCCTAGCAGGTGCATTATTCGCGACGGGCCTTATGATGGTAGTCATTTCCGGAGCGGAGCTTTTCACGGGTAACAGTCTTATTGTCATTTCCTGTCTGCGAAGGAAGTCGAAATGGGTTTCTATGTTCAGGAACTGGCTCTTCGTTTACTTAGGAAACTTTGTGGGTTCCTTACTCATAGCTTACTTTATTCTCCATTCAGGCCAGCTCGGCTTTTCCGAAGGCCTGCTGGGCGGCTTTACAATCAAGATTGCGGTCTATAAGACGGGTCTCAGTTTCGAAAGCGCCTTCTTTATGGGGATTTTGTGCAACTGGCTCGTTTGCATAGCCATTTGGATGGCATCCGCATCCAAAGACATAGCCGGCAAAATTCTCGCCATCTTTTTCCCGATATGGCTTTTCATTACCTCGGGCTTTGAACATTCCGTGGCCAATATGTACTACATTCCCGCAGGAATTCTCGCAAAGGCGAATGAAGAGTTCGCCCAGGCCGCGATTTCTCTTGGAGTCAGTGCTGAACAGATCGCTAATCTCAACTGGGGTACTCTCTTCACGAGAAATCTAATACCGGTGACGCTTGGAAACATCGTAGGCGGCGCTTTCTTTGTTGGTACAATCTATTGGTTTGTCTACTTGAGAAAGGGAAAATCATCACGATAA
- the eis gene encoding enhanced intracellular survival protein Eis, producing the protein MFECRRISNQKDYLDLMKFSFGIPENWMKVASKHAGEIFSNDLRDPFGAYDGSTLAAEYLLLSLKMRLRDSVIPMGGIGNVCTSPLYRGKGAVKFLLEKSLETMKEKGQAVSLLYPFSRSFYRKLGWEEFDTMLRAKFSPGSIDLPDQKVEVKIEEMEDADGEIREFYNEYASSHYSMILRDEEMWKSDFEFRTDYDVCKKFVKFKREGKTTGMLRYVFLYDNFDKDRGLKFVVTIFLADDVATRHAMFRFLKGLSLQIDQIHAFLPPDFLLWPYLKERPSEMKIVPRTMIRILDLQLLNGLRIDAPDIRVGIKIDDSQASWNDGVFELCVENGELSFSPSDSFDLECDIATLSSVVGGTTDFKEMIEFGRVKVSDGYKGQDLPKSLPFELQHF; encoded by the coding sequence ATGTTTGAATGCAGGAGAATAAGCAATCAGAAGGATTATCTTGATCTTATGAAATTCTCTTTCGGTATTCCAGAAAATTGGATGAAAGTCGCTTCGAAACATGCTGGTGAGATCTTCAGTAACGATCTAAGGGACCCCTTTGGGGCCTATGATGGTTCTACTCTTGCCGCCGAGTATCTTCTACTTTCTTTGAAGATGCGACTCAGAGATTCCGTCATTCCGATGGGTGGAATCGGCAACGTGTGTACAAGTCCCCTTTACAGGGGTAAGGGCGCAGTCAAATTCCTTCTGGAGAAATCACTCGAGACCATGAAAGAGAAGGGGCAGGCAGTATCTCTGCTCTATCCCTTTAGCAGGAGCTTCTACAGAAAGCTCGGATGGGAGGAGTTTGACACTATGCTAAGGGCGAAGTTCTCCCCAGGTTCTATAGATCTTCCCGATCAGAAGGTCGAAGTGAAGATTGAGGAGATGGAAGATGCCGACGGCGAAATCAGGGAGTTCTACAACGAGTACGCAAGCAGTCACTACAGCATGATCTTGAGAGACGAAGAGATGTGGAAAAGCGATTTCGAGTTCCGAACCGATTACGATGTTTGCAAGAAATTCGTGAAGTTCAAAAGAGAAGGAAAAACTACAGGGATGCTCCGCTATGTCTTTCTCTACGATAACTTCGACAAGGACAGAGGACTTAAGTTTGTAGTCACGATTTTCCTTGCGGACGATGTGGCAACTAGGCATGCAATGTTCCGTTTTTTGAAAGGTCTTTCTCTTCAGATCGATCAGATCCACGCCTTCCTTCCGCCTGATTTCCTTCTCTGGCCGTATCTAAAGGAAAGGCCGTCCGAGATGAAGATAGTACCCAGGACTATGATCAGAATCTTAGACCTCCAGCTACTAAACGGTCTGAGAATCGACGCTCCGGACATACGGGTCGGAATCAAAATCGACGACAGTCAGGCATCCTGGAACGACGGAGTTTTCGAACTATGCGTTGAGAATGGAGAACTTAGCTTCTCGCCGAGTGACTCTTTTGATCTTGAGTGTGATATTGCGACTTTGTCTTCGGTTGTTGGCGGGACCACAGACTTCAAAGAGATGATAGAGTTCGGCAGGGTTAAGGTATCGGACGGCTACAAAGGTCAGGATCTTCCGAAGAGCTTGCCCTTCGAGCTTCAGCACTTCTAG
- a CDS encoding SDR family NAD(P)-dependent oxidoreductase, translated as MSERLIGKTALIFGAGRVGSSAANAFVNEGAKVILLDRDEERLEALKKKLEESRKGFCSTICANIYSQRNVDEISDLLEEKTWKVDILLNCPAYIYRAPFVDHPIEEIDRQWHINVRIVFMLSQVVAKLMSKNGGGKIINLASVGGLFPEKEHAGHCAAKAGIIAISKVMALELASANIQVNVIAPGPTETVPFTSPFYFQHPEVLKRIEEKTPAGRIGHPEDHTGLIVFLASDESNWITGQVIMSDGGLGLV; from the coding sequence ATGAGTGAGAGACTGATCGGAAAGACGGCCCTCATTTTCGGAGCGGGCAGAGTTGGAAGCTCCGCTGCCAATGCATTTGTAAACGAGGGTGCAAAGGTTATTCTGCTGGACAGAGACGAGGAAAGGCTCGAAGCTTTGAAGAAGAAACTTGAAGAATCGAGAAAGGGATTCTGTTCGACGATATGCGCAAACATTTACAGTCAAAGAAATGTGGATGAGATATCAGATCTACTGGAAGAAAAGACATGGAAGGTCGACATCCTTCTTAACTGCCCAGCCTATATATACAGGGCACCATTTGTCGATCACCCAATAGAAGAGATTGACAGGCAGTGGCATATCAATGTTAGGATAGTCTTCATGTTGTCGCAGGTTGTTGCTAAGCTGATGTCGAAAAACGGCGGTGGAAAGATCATCAACCTGGCCTCGGTCGGAGGCCTCTTTCCAGAAAAGGAACACGCAGGCCACTGCGCAGCAAAAGCGGGGATTATTGCGATTTCGAAGGTAATGGCACTCGAACTAGCCTCGGCCAATATTCAGGTAAACGTTATTGCCCCCGGTCCAACAGAGACCGTTCCATTTACTTCTCCCTTCTATTTTCAACATCCCGAAGTACTGAAAAGAATAGAGGAAAAGACTCCGGCCGGAAGGATTGGTCATCCCGAAGACCATACAGGACTAATAGTATTCCTGGCTTCGGATGAATCGAACTGGATAACGGGCCAGGTGATAATGTCCGACGGTGGACTTGGTCTGGTGTGA
- a CDS encoding nucleoside phosphorylase, producing MNNSKKAKNHLQIASDSIPEIALLPGDPARVYEIGECLSNVEEIGNNRDYITITGTYKGLPLTVCSSGIGGPSTEIAVVELNRLGVKTIIRVGTSGGLANDVNPGDLIVLSSCIRYSGTANLFIPENFPAVADYRLLTALISACEEAGVVYHVGIGLSLDSFYATKPDLLREDFPSSIYRKLKEWIAAGALQLDMEAATLYVLSSLLKINAAAICTAGSNISRGERPKTPPSNENAIIAACEAAYKFNNWKDISIKRGRSFTLPPIASGGNEQ from the coding sequence ATGAATAATTCTAAGAAGGCGAAAAACCACTTGCAGATTGCCAGCGACTCTATTCCCGAGATAGCTCTTCTGCCCGGTGATCCGGCAAGAGTATACGAAATCGGAGAGTGTCTGAGCAATGTGGAGGAAATAGGAAACAACAGAGACTACATAACTATTACCGGAACCTATAAAGGCCTGCCACTTACTGTATGTTCAAGCGGAATCGGAGGACCCTCGACTGAGATCGCGGTGGTCGAGCTAAACAGGCTGGGCGTTAAGACAATCATCCGTGTCGGAACCTCCGGAGGACTTGCCAACGATGTGAACCCGGGAGACTTGATCGTGCTTTCGAGCTGCATAAGATACTCGGGAACAGCAAATCTCTTCATTCCGGAGAACTTCCCCGCCGTAGCCGATTACCGGCTACTTACGGCGTTGATCTCAGCCTGTGAAGAGGCTGGTGTGGTCTATCACGTGGGAATCGGTCTTTCACTCGATTCCTTCTATGCAACAAAGCCTGATCTCTTGAGAGAAGACTTCCCATCATCCATCTACAGAAAACTTAAAGAATGGATCGCAGCAGGCGCTTTACAGCTAGACATGGAAGCGGCTACTCTCTATGTGCTTTCTTCTCTTCTGAAGATCAACGCCGCCGCCATATGCACCGCAGGATCCAACATCTCGCGAGGTGAGAGACCAAAGACTCCTCCTTCGAATGAAAACGCTATAATAGCAGCCTGCGAAGCGGCTTACAAGTTCAATAACTGGAAAGACATTTCGATTAAGCGGGGGAGGAGTTTCACCCTTCCTCCGATTGCAAGCGGGGGTAACGAACAATGA
- a CDS encoding carbohydrate ABC transporter permease: MKKRSLWKTLILFAVLGIISLFFLIPLIWVVASALRPASPLYEYANPLTWKSFIPTEPTLENFVHIFVNLNFGRALMNSLFVSVSTIVLTVLVASMAGFALAKFEFRGKAALFTIVLITFMVPFESIVIPLYILIKQLRIDNTYWALILPGVANGLAIFLFRQFFSEVPSEIMEAARIDGASWFRIYWRIVLPLSVPAIVTVIVMVFMFQWNSLFWPLVATHSSRFEVVQVAIAAHRSTENTSWANLFSSAIAGSLPPVILFLFLQKYFVRGISGTGLKG; the protein is encoded by the coding sequence ATGAAGAAGCGAAGCCTTTGGAAAACACTAATTCTCTTTGCCGTTCTCGGCATTATAAGCCTCTTCTTTCTGATCCCACTGATCTGGGTTGTTGCATCCGCTTTGAGGCCTGCCAGTCCGCTCTACGAGTACGCCAATCCTCTGACCTGGAAAAGTTTCATTCCAACTGAACCGACGCTGGAGAATTTCGTACATATATTTGTCAACCTCAACTTTGGTAGGGCTCTCATGAACAGCCTTTTCGTTTCAGTGTCGACCATAGTCCTTACGGTCCTGGTCGCCTCCATGGCAGGCTTTGCACTTGCGAAGTTCGAATTCAGAGGCAAAGCTGCGCTCTTTACAATAGTGCTGATTACCTTTATGGTTCCATTCGAGTCCATTGTCATTCCGCTATATATACTCATAAAGCAGCTACGTATAGACAACACATACTGGGCGCTTATTCTTCCAGGCGTGGCCAACGGCCTTGCGATATTCCTTTTCAGACAGTTCTTCTCTGAAGTGCCTTCAGAGATCATGGAAGCGGCAAGAATAGACGGCGCGTCCTGGTTCAGAATCTACTGGAGGATCGTTCTTCCGCTGAGCGTTCCGGCCATAGTAACGGTAATCGTAATGGTATTCATGTTCCAGTGGAACTCGCTGTTCTGGCCTCTTGTAGCAACCCATTCAAGTAGATTCGAAGTTGTACAGGTAGCCATCGCCGCACATAGATCAACGGAAAACACAAGTTGGGCAAATCTCTTCAGCTCGGCCATCGCCGGCAGTCTTCCGCCGGTAATTCTCTTCCTCTTCCTCCAGAAGTACTTCGTAAGGGGGATAAGCGGAACGGGATTGAAAGGATGA
- a CDS encoding carbohydrate ABC transporter permease: MFRNNKVAWLFVLPALTFLLVFKIWPIGVSVIESLTMTSFTGTKSFVGFENYEYLFKHDPVFWKSFSVTLFYSIIVNPLIVLTSLLMALLLNSSHFFTKFFRTVFFLPAAISFAVVSVIWMIVLDPYNGLANSFLTMFGFKPQPFFASPDQALWGLILLNVWRSSGYWMMYFIAGLQNIPETLYEAAEIDGASTLKKTFKITLPLLTRTISFVLVANTAFNFLSFAPVYIITKGGPMGSTNLLMYESYKSAFVNLDMGRASAITTILLGIILVFSFFELRFTRARFEY; encoded by the coding sequence ATGTTTCGAAATAACAAAGTAGCGTGGCTTTTTGTTCTGCCCGCGCTGACATTTCTTCTTGTGTTCAAGATCTGGCCAATAGGCGTCTCGGTTATTGAGAGCCTTACTATGACGAGTTTCACTGGAACAAAGTCATTCGTAGGGTTCGAAAACTACGAATACCTCTTCAAGCACGATCCCGTCTTCTGGAAATCTTTTTCCGTTACTCTCTTCTACTCTATAATCGTAAATCCACTGATTGTCCTGACCTCATTGTTGATGGCGCTGCTTCTGAATTCCAGCCACTTCTTCACCAAGTTCTTCAGGACTGTCTTCTTCTTGCCGGCGGCGATTTCCTTCGCCGTTGTGTCAGTAATCTGGATGATAGTCCTCGATCCATATAACGGGCTGGCGAACAGCTTTCTGACCATGTTCGGCTTCAAACCTCAGCCCTTCTTCGCCTCTCCCGATCAGGCTCTTTGGGGGCTGATACTTCTTAACGTCTGGAGAAGCTCGGGATACTGGATGATGTACTTTATTGCGGGACTGCAGAATATTCCCGAGACGCTGTACGAAGCTGCCGAGATCGACGGGGCATCAACTTTGAAGAAGACTTTCAAGATTACGCTGCCTCTTCTAACAAGGACTATTTCATTTGTTCTCGTTGCAAATACGGCCTTCAATTTTCTTAGTTTCGCGCCGGTTTACATAATTACCAAGGGTGGCCCCATGGGCTCGACAAATCTCCTGATGTACGAGTCTTACAAGAGCGCCTTCGTAAATCTCGACATGGGAAGGGCCTCTGCGATAACTACGATCTTGTTGGGAATCATCCTTGTTTTCAGTTTCTTCGAGCTTAGGTTTACCAGAGCTCGATTCGAGTATTGA
- a CDS encoding extracellular solute-binding protein: MRKLLLVIVLLLGVMLSATTIEVLWMGWPQDQVMQLVNAFKEETGIDVDIQLVPFGQLFQTIEVRLAAGDGTPDVYIVDGPNTASYAARGYLLPLDEHFSDEEMSAWFDASIEEGSYRGTFYSVPYGTSSAGIFYNKAIFEEYDVPFLPETIEERLTWEEVAEIAKRLTKDTNGDGLTDIWGLVIEQIDRPYLIFPMVQSLGAKVLSDDGLVSQGYITSDEFIEGTNFYSKLFNEWKVSPQGLSDSAISREYFGTGRAAMMLGNEWNIRRMLQYPDLDYGLSPFPYFEGGVAVTPTGSWHVGINSKTKKIEEALAFTKYITGKEAVITWHKLNGIAPARSDVYEALPEVFDNPMWQLFVKEMETTAVPRPRTPGYSQYELMLREAFNSIHYGADPRSTLEEVAVRIDRELRKYR; the protein is encoded by the coding sequence ATGAGAAAGCTTTTACTGGTAATCGTTCTATTACTGGGCGTTATGCTTTCAGCCACAACCATTGAGGTCCTATGGATGGGATGGCCCCAGGATCAGGTTATGCAGCTCGTCAATGCGTTCAAAGAAGAGACCGGAATCGACGTGGATATTCAACTGGTCCCCTTTGGCCAGCTTTTCCAGACGATCGAAGTCCGACTGGCGGCTGGCGACGGTACGCCGGATGTGTACATAGTGGATGGCCCAAACACGGCCTCTTATGCGGCACGAGGCTATCTCCTTCCTCTTGATGAACACTTCAGCGATGAGGAGATGTCTGCGTGGTTCGATGCCTCTATTGAAGAGGGCAGCTACCGGGGCACTTTCTACTCGGTTCCTTACGGAACCTCATCGGCTGGCATATTCTACAATAAAGCTATTTTCGAGGAATACGACGTTCCCTTCCTGCCGGAGACAATAGAAGAGAGACTTACGTGGGAAGAGGTGGCCGAAATTGCGAAGAGACTCACCAAAGACACGAATGGTGACGGGCTGACAGACATCTGGGGCCTTGTGATTGAGCAAATAGATAGGCCGTATCTAATTTTCCCCATGGTTCAGTCTCTAGGCGCGAAGGTTCTTTCCGACGACGGACTTGTATCTCAGGGATATATCACTTCAGATGAGTTCATTGAAGGAACCAATTTCTACTCGAAGCTCTTCAACGAATGGAAGGTAAGCCCCCAGGGTCTCAGCGACTCGGCCATTTCACGCGAGTATTTTGGAACTGGTAGGGCCGCAATGATGCTTGGAAACGAGTGGAACATTAGAAGAATGCTCCAGTACCCCGATCTGGATTACGGACTCTCCCCCTTTCCCTATTTCGAGGGCGGAGTTGCAGTAACCCCAACAGGCAGCTGGCATGTTGGAATTAACTCCAAAACAAAGAAGATTGAGGAGGCTCTAGCCTTCACAAAGTATATTACCGGCAAGGAAGCTGTAATCACCTGGCACAAGCTGAATGGTATAGCGCCAGCAAGATCAGATGTATACGAGGCCCTTCCCGAGGTTTTCGATAACCCAATGTGGCAGCTCTTCGTCAAAGAGATGGAGACCACCGCAGTCCCGAGACCTAGAACACCTGGCTACTCGCAGTACGAGCTTATGCTGAGGGAGGCATTCAATTCTATTCACTACGGTGCCGATCCAAGAAGCACTCTCGAAGAGGTCGCCGTACGAATCGACAGAGAACTTAGAAAGTACAGATAG
- a CDS encoding GntR family transcriptional regulator: MKEIGIDHSPHTSLSGKIHNELRRLILNGELKAGERLPSEPDLAHELGVSRNSLREAIGLLQKEGLLLKKHGIGTFVTDRYPIIRGGIERLSSIGSFIESQGHSARSEIIRFDQCVCEERICEFLGLEENSLVYVLETTKYASEIPVAVCIDYIPKSIVEEIDPNIIYNSVFEGLGRHYNIDIRYAECDLIPTSCDEILSERLKVESGTSVLLLEQIHYDVLDRKVLYSKSYFPSGKFTFKLIRRR, encoded by the coding sequence ATGAAAGAGATAGGGATCGACCACAGTCCCCATACTTCACTTTCGGGAAAGATTCATAACGAACTAAGAAGACTGATACTGAATGGTGAACTCAAAGCTGGGGAGAGACTGCCCTCGGAACCCGATCTTGCTCATGAGCTTGGTGTTAGCAGAAATTCCCTAAGAGAGGCTATCGGTCTTCTCCAAAAGGAAGGTTTGCTGCTCAAAAAGCATGGAATTGGGACATTCGTTACCGATAGATATCCGATCATCAGGGGAGGAATCGAGAGGTTATCAAGCATCGGTAGCTTCATCGAATCGCAGGGCCATTCTGCCCGAAGTGAGATAATTCGATTCGATCAATGTGTCTGCGAAGAGAGAATCTGCGAGTTCCTGGGCCTTGAAGAAAACAGTTTGGTATATGTTCTTGAAACCACCAAATACGCTTCAGAAATCCCCGTTGCCGTTTGCATTGATTACATTCCAAAGTCTATAGTGGAAGAGATAGATCCCAACATAATCTACAATTCTGTATTTGAGGGACTGGGCAGACACTATAATATCGATATCAGGTACGCAGAATGCGATCTGATTCCCACAAGTTGTGACGAGATTCTATCTGAGAGGCTCAAGGTCGAATCGGGTACCTCAGTTCTCTTGCTCGAACAGATTCATTACGATGTTTTGGATAGAAAAGTTCTATATTCGAAGAGTTACTTTCCGTCAGGAAAATTCACTTTCAAGCTCATTAGAAGACGTTGA